The Populus nigra chromosome 19, ddPopNigr1.1, whole genome shotgun sequence genome includes a window with the following:
- the LOC133679281 gene encoding outer envelope protein 39, chloroplastic-like: MGAQKSIHAGKAKIDVNVDFTHKLCASLMLPSLRNTGSPLSLIIGSLCIKHPNLFGGSEKLDVSWDKGLSDSNVSITYRRPRPEWLCQKCFVIQHSFSPEIGVHGTPIDNFSRSGSGDVNLSRLSVGLDRNEPASSDWSSSTSIKFEHVQLVNDDGRSITRDIDGFPVTCSGSPHDSMLVLKQESQCAKANDHSFSRFSMQIEQGIPILSKWLIFNKFKFTATKGVKLGPAFLLASLTGGSIVGDMAPYQAFAIGGLGSVRGYGEGAVGSGRSCLVGNSELTFPLSKMLEGAFFLDCGTDLGSGRLVPGNPAMRQGKPGSGVGLGYGLRFKSPAGHFQVDYAINSFQQKTVYFGISNLI; the protein is encoded by the exons GGAGCTCAAAAGAGCATCCATGCTGGCAAAG CCAAGATTGATGTGAATGTTGATTTTACTCACAAGCTATGTGCTTCTTTGATGCTTCCTTCTCTAAG GAACACTGGAAGTCCTCTTTCTCTGATAATTGGGAG TCTTTGCATCAAACACCCGAATTTATTTGGTGGAAGTGAGAAGCTTGATGTATCATGGGATAAGGGGCTCTCTGATTCAAATGTCTCAATAACTTATAGAAGGCCAAGACCTGAGTGGCTTTGTcaaaaatgttttgttattCAG CATTCCTTTTCACCTGAAATTGGGGTCCATGGTACACCAATCGACAATTTCTCTCGTTCGGGGAGTGGAGATGTAAATTTGTCTCGTTTATCAGTTGGTTTGGATCGAAATGAGCCTGCAAGCTCTGACTGGAGCAGCAGCACCAGTATCAAATTTGAG CATGTCCAACTAGTGAATGATGATGGACGCTCTATAACCAGGGACATTGATGGGTTCCCAGTGACATGCAG TGGCAGTCCCCATGACAGTATGCTAGTTTTGAAGCAAGAGTCTCAGTGCGCAAAGGCAAATGATCACAGTTTTTCTCGG TTTAGTATGCAAATTGAACAAGGGATTCCTATTCTATCAAAGTGGCTAATCTTCAACAAGTTCAAATTTACTGCTACAAAAGGAGTCAAACTTGGACCAGCATTTTTATTGGCAAG CCTGACAGGTGGTTCCATTGTAGGAGACATGGCTCCTTACCAAGCATTTGCAATTGGAGGGCTTGGTAGTGTGCGAGGATATGGTGAGGGTGCTGTTGGATCCGGAAGATCATGTCTGGTTGGAAATAGTGAATTGACATTTCCTCTG AGTAAGATGTTGGAAGGTGCTTTTTTCTTGGACTGTGGAACTGATCTGGGATCTGGTCGTCTTGTACCTG GAAATCCAGCAATGAGGCAGGGCAAACCAGGATCCGGAGTTGGGCTTGGATATGGCCTTCGGTTCAAGTCTCCAGCTGGTCATTTTCAGGTTGACTACGCCATCAATTCCTTTCAACAAAAAACTGTCTACTTTGGCATCAGCAACCTCATCTGA